The Borrelia hispanica CRI genome includes a window with the following:
- a CDS encoding ERF family protein, with protein sequence MKNEEIKINNKNTTMNQKRIDFLNNLKTLRMSLDGVNKNLNGYGYKYQDFNEIVREVKNVIKENNLDIDFVQVPTCKVIGNNTISVVTTTFYNSSGYEYSFDTPLYIEELKSIGIKSQNTWSQLVGSAITYFKRYALVAYLSIESEVDTDASNLDLEQRNNKRQIENNTCNSKDSSAIKPSVGVTKSKSIESRVQNKQVVNTEHSKSKVKHNVNMNKFKYYQNLLIASRNMYRFLSDKPFSSLSEINDYLESVKSGDDSKLLEYFNKNKTLKSIEYWCNLIKEYFTKSSRDLSNLEKFNIFMAFDSDKVGNSPLKLFSQLSMAEEFQCLFRLT encoded by the coding sequence AATCAAAAGAGAATAGACTTTTTAAATAACCTTAAAACTTTGAGGATGAGTTTGGATGGAGTGAACAAAAATCTTAATGGATATGGATATAAGTATCAAGATTTTAATGAAATAGTAAGAGAAGTTAAGAATGTTATTAAGGAAAATAATCTAGATATTGATTTTGTACAAGTTCCAACTTGTAAGGTTATAGGGAATAATACAATCAGTGTTGTTACAACAACATTTTATAATTCTAGTGGGTATGAATATTCATTTGATACACCTCTATATATAGAGGAATTGAAATCTATTGGAATCAAAAGTCAAAATACGTGGTCTCAGCTTGTGGGGTCTGCAATAACTTATTTCAAACGTTATGCACTAGTTGCATATTTGTCAATAGAAAGTGAAGTTGATACTGATGCTAGTAATTTAGATCTTGAACAAAGAAATAATAAAAGACAAATTGAAAATAATACTTGTAATAGTAAAGATAGCAGTGCAATCAAACCATCTGTAGGTGTAACAAAATCAAAATCAATAGAAAGTAGAGTACAAAACAAACAAGTTGTTAATACTGAACATTCTAAATCCAAAGTTAAACATAATGTTAATATGAATAAATTTAAGTATTATCAAAACTTACTAATAGCCTCAAGAAATATGTATAGGTTTTTAAGTGATAAACCATTTAGTAGTTTGTCAGAAATAAACGATTATCTTGAGTCTGTTAAATCGGGAGATGATTCTAAATTACTCGAGTACTTTAATAAAAATAAAACGTTAAAGAGTATTGAGTATTGGTGTAATTTAATTAAAGAATACTTTACTAAAAGTAGTAGAGATTTAAGTAATCTTGAGAAGTTTAATATATTTATGGCATTTGATTCAGATAAAGTTGGAAATAGTCCATTAAAATTATTTAGTCAACTGTCTATGGCAGAAGAATTCCAGTGTTTATTCAGGTTAACTTGA